The Benincasa hispida cultivar B227 chromosome 11, ASM972705v1, whole genome shotgun sequence genome has a segment encoding these proteins:
- the LOC120091002 gene encoding cell division cycle protein 48 homolog: MANQPESSDSKGTKRDFSTAILERKKAPNRLVVDEAINDDNSVVALHPDTMEKLQLFRGDTILIKGKKRKDTICIALADDTCDEPKIRMNKVVRSNLRVRLGDVVSVHQCADVKYGKRVHILPVDDTIEGVTGNLFDAYLKPYFLEAYRPLRKGDLFLVRGGMRSVEFKVIETDPAEYCVVAPDTEIFCDGEPVKREDEDRLDEVGYDDVGGVRKQMAQIRELVELPLRHPQLFKSIGVKPPKGILLYGPPGSGKTLIARAVANETGAFFFCINGPEIMSKLAGESESNLRKAFEEAEKNAPSIIFIDEIDSIAPKREKTNGEVERRIVSQLLTLMDGLKSRAHVIVIGATNRPNSIDPALRRFGRFDREIDIGVPDEVGRLEVLRIHTKNMKLAEEVDLERIAKDTHGYVGADLAALCTEAALQCIREKMDVIDLEDDSIDAEILNSMAVTNEHFQTALGTSNPSALRETVVEVPNVSWEDIGGLENVKRELQETVQYPVEHPEKFEKFGMSPSKGVLFYGPPGCGKTLLAKAIANECQANFISVKGPELLTMWFGESEANVREIFDKARQSAPCVLFFDELDSIATQRGSSVGDAGGAADRVLNQLLTEMDGMSAKKTVFIIGATNRPDIIDPALLRPGRLDQLIYIPLPDEESRLQIFKACLRKSPISKDVELRALAKYTQGFSGADITEICQRACKYAIRENIEKDIEKERRKSENPEAMEEDADDEVAEIKAAHFEESMKYARRSVSDADIRKYQAFAQTLQQSRGFGAEFRFEQSLAPTASDPFAASAGGADEDDLYN, encoded by the exons ATGGCCAATCAACCTGAATCCTCTGATTC CAAGGGTACCAAGAGGGACTTTAGCACCGCCATTTTGGAGCGGAAGAAGGCCCCAAATCGTCTTGTTGTTGATGAAGCTATCAACGATGATAACTCCGTGGTCGCTCTTCATCCTGATACCATGGAGAAGCTTCAACTCTTCCGTGGAGATACGATCCTCATTAAG GGTAAAAAGAGGAAAGACACGATATGTATTGCTCTTGCTGATGATACATGTGATGAACCTAAAATAAGGATGAACAAGGTCGTGAGAAGCAATCTTAGGGTTAGGCTTGGTGATGTTGTCTCTGTGCACCAATGTGCTGATGTTAAGTATGGAAAGCGTGTTCACATCCTTCCTGTGGATGATACTATTGAAGGGGTTACTGGAAATCTTTTTGACGCTTATTTGAAAC CCTATTTCTTGGAGGCATATCGCCCTTTGAGGAAAGGTGACCTCTTCCTTGTGAGGGGGGGAATGAGGAGTGTAGAGTTCAAGGTTATTGAGACTGATCCAGCTGAATACTGTGTGGTAGCCCCAGACACAGAGATCTTTTGTGATGGGGAGCCCGTGAAAAGGGAGGATGAGGATAGATTAGATGAAGTTGGTTATGATGACGTTGGTGGTGTCAGGAAACAAATGGCTCAGATTCGTGAATTGGTCGAGCTGCCATTAAGGCATCCACAGCTGTTTAAATCAATTGGTGTGAAGCCTCCCAAGGGAATTTTGCTGTATGGACCCCCAGGGTCTGGGAAGACTTTGATTGCACGTGCTGTTGCAAATGAAACTGGTGCATTTTTCTTCTGTATCAATGGACCAGAGATCATGTCAAAGTTGGCTGGTGAAAGTGAAAGTAACCTCAGAAAAGCTTTTGAGGAAGCGGAGAAAAATGCACCgtctattatttttattgatgaaATCGATTCAATTGCTCCCAAGAGAGAGAAGACCAATGGGGAAGTTGAGCGAAGGATTGTCTCACAGCTACTGACCCTCATGGATGGACTGAAGTCTCGTGCTCATGTCATTGTGATTGGGGCTACAAATCGACCCAACAGCATCGACCCAGCTTTGAGAAGATTTGGAAGATTTGATAGGGAAATAGACATTGGCGTTCCTGATGAAGTTGGGCGTCTGGAAGTTCTACGGATTCATACTAAAAACATGAAGCTCGCTGAAGAA GTTGATTTGGAGAGGATTGCTAAAGATACACATGGCTATGTTGGTGCTGATCTGGCAGCTCTCTGTACTGAGGCTGCTCTTCAATGCATCAGAGAGAAGATGGATGTAATTGACTTGGAAGATGACTCTATAGATGCTGAGATACTCAACTCAATGGCAGTTACAAATGAGCATTTTCAGACAGCTCTTGGAACCAGCAACCCATCAGCCCTCCGTGAAACA GTTGTTGAAGTACCTAACGTTTCATGGGAGGATATTGGAGGTCTTGAGAATGTTAAGAGAGAGCTTCAAGAG ACGGTGCAATATCCAGTTGAACATCCTGAGAAGTTTGAGAAATTTGGGATGTCGCCCTCAAAAGGAGTTCTTTTCTATGGCCCCCCTGGATGTGGAAAGACTCTTCTGGCAAAGGCCATTGCAAATGAATGTCAAGCAAACTTTATTAGCGTCAAGGGCCCAGAGTTGCTCACAATGTGGTTTGGAGAGAGTGAGGCCAATGTTCGTGAAATCTTTGACAAGGCCCGCCAGTCTGCTCCTTGTGTCTTGTTCTTTGATGAACTTGACTCAATTGCTACCCAA AGAGGTAGTAGTGTTGGGGATGCTGGAGGTGCTGCTGATCGTGTACTGAACCAACTTCTTACAGAAATGGATGGAATGTCAGCAAAGAAAACTGTTTTCATCATTGGTGCCACCAACAGACCAGACATTATAGATCCTGCTCTTTTACGTCCTGGACGTCTCGATCAGTTGATTTATATTCCTCTTCCTGACGAAGAATCTCGTCTTCAAATTTTCAAGGCTTGCTTGAGGAAATCTCCAATCTCAAAAGATGTGGAACTCAGAGCCCTTGCCAAGTACACTCAAGGCTTCAGTGGTGCTGATATTACAGAAATCTGCCAGCGTGCCTGCAAATATGCAATTAGAGAGAACATTGAGAAG GACATTGAGAAGGAGAGGAGGAAAAGCGAGAACCCCGAGGCCATGGAGGAGGATGCTGATGATGAAGTGGCTGAGATCAAGGCTGCACACTTTGAGGAATCTATGAAGTATGCTCGAAGGAGTGTCAGTGATGCCGACATCCGTAAATACCAGGCATTTGCGCAAACACTTCAGCAGTCAAGAGGGTTTGGGGCTGAGTTCAGGTTCGAGCAGAGCTTGGCACCAACTGCATCCGACCCATTTGCAGCTTCTGCTGGTGGGGCTGATGAAGATGATCTCTATAACTAG
- the LOC120091701 gene encoding TSL-kinase interacting protein 1 isoform X2 has product MQTDLIVPSNSETHLDSETIIAHVGDQGIAASTPDHVIEPLPAKRPTRQWAAWTREEEESFFTALRQVGKNFEKITCHVQSKNKDQVRHYYYRLVRRMNKLLAPGLCLDAKNSKDTNAAMLRWWSLLEKYSCKASKLHLKPRRFKIFVEALEHQLLKDRKKNVRKRPLQGENCPPPMPNAVSNQNKALGHDGRAVKLVLVDTQNIPKLGPRKTTSRRNVNVGINRGNNGGYPTVLKPSRQRRKSGGVSSAAYKKWEKAAIAGVSLVADAAEHLERTVTNKDVLRDQNTFGKKNTDPAGSPLLLLPPLQTNSLIDVASIKLKLQLFPVDDGTRRALESDKHNPHLELTLSTRKKISSVLEHLSRKWGNSSAAHGELMLFPYSIQRKSLVGCQRWTQDSFESAGDVYATIGRPQVFRLRYGWCSNAEHGSVELQMSVPAYCIQDDHIMDARDIEGRIVDAASIDAQPVDFNKDEVGTLSRSMSTPTAPCETERCISARPNDDLPRSSDPVLNMSWDKKTAADRTIIQRSDDVDDLKLSNGTSLSAGEWADSLTNISIGDLLSGVSQDVDANCLDAPLAEGTQCLQQIPFSCDSFDAAIAAHISRQQDKTVSQPTLASHASSIWDAEETCDAFSFQKNPVILQDVPSSFTFSSLRGCKHVARSNSMESDHMTEDFSRSESPAEDHIQGDPMDECHSDPQISETKDIDELADIYWPDSLGPLDLDLPSTNKYHNEELILGDSLSSLNRLIASSLDAFQNCSFFGFDKKEPSAFNS; this is encoded by the exons atgcaGACAGATTTAATTGTCCCCTCCAACTCTGAGACACATCTTGATTCTGAGACAATAATTGCTCATGTTGGAGATCAAGGCATTGCAGCATCAACTCCTGATCATGTCATAGAACCCCTGCCTG CCAAAAGGCCTACTCGACAATGGGCTGCTTGGACACGGGAAGAGGAGGAAAGTTTCTTCACTGCATTACGGCAAGTTGGCAAG AATTTCGAAAAGATCACTTGTCATGTCCAAAGCAAAAACAAAGACCAG GTCAGACATTATTATTACCGTCTAGTAAGGCGTATGAATAAGCTGTTGGCTCCGGGGTTATGTCTGGATGCTAAAAACTCCAAGGATACTAATGCTGCAATGCTTCGATG GTGGTCATTACTGGAAAAATATAGTTGCAAAGCTTCAAAACTTCACCTGAAACCACGACGTTTCAAGATTTTTGTTGAAGCCTTG GAGCATCAACTTTTGAAAGATCGGAAGAAGAATGTAAGAAAACGTCCATTGCAGGGAGAAAACTGCCCTCCACCTATGCCTAATGCTGTCTCAAATCAGAATAAAGCTTTAGGGCATGATGGGCGTGCAGTTAAATTAGTTTTAGTTGACACTCAAAACATTCCAAAATTGGGCCCCAGGAAAACCACGTCAAGACGCAATGTGAATGTTGGTATTAACCGTGGAAACAATGGTGGATATCCCACAGTTCTCAAACCATCAAGGCAGAGAAGAAAATCAG GAGGTGTATCATCGGCTGCATATAAAAAATGGGAAAAAGCTGCAATAGCAGGTGTTTCTTTGGTTGCTGATGCTGCTGAGCATTTAGAGCGCACTGTCACTAATAAAGATGTTTTACGTGATCAAAATACTTTTG GGAAAAAGAATACCGATCCTGCTGGGAGCCCCTTGCTACTGTTGCCTCCTCTTCAGACAAACTCTTTGATTGATGTTGCTTCTATAAAGCTGAAGCTTCAGCTATTCCCAGTTGATGATGGGACTCGTAGAGCCTTGGAATCG GATAAACACAATCCACATTTGGAGCTTACTCTCAGTACTCGCAAGAAAATTTCATCAGTTTTAGAGCATCTAAGTCGGAAATGGGGTAATTCAAGTGCTGCTCATGGAGAGCTTATGCTTTTTCCTTACAGTATCCAGAGAAAAAGCCTGGTGGGTTGTCAGAGATGGACACAAGACTCCTTTGAGAGTGCCGGTGATGTCTATGCAACAATTGGAAGGCCCCAAGTTTTTCGTTTaag GTATGGTTGGTGTTCCAATGCAGAACATGGGTCTGTTGAATTGCAGATGTCTGTGCCAGCATATTGCATTCAAGATGATCATATTATGGATGCCAGGGATATTGAGGGAAGAATTGTAGATGCAGCATCAATTGATGCTCAACCTGTGGACTTCAATAAGGATGAAGTGGGTACATTGAGTAGGAGTATGTCAACTCCGACTGCACCCTGTGAGACAGAGAGGTGCATATCTGCACGTCCAAATGATGATCTTCCGAGGTCCTCTGATCCTGTATTAAACATGTCATGGGATAAAAAGACTGCTGCTGATAGAACTATCATCCAACGATCTGATGATGTg GATGACCTGAAGTTAAGCAATGGAACTTCCTTATCAGCTGGGGAATGGGCTGACAGCCTTACAAATATAAGTATTGGAGACCTACTTTCAGGAGTTTCTCAGGATGTGGATGCCAACTGCCTTGACGCACCTCTTGCTGAAGGCACCCAATGTCTTCAGCAGATCCCATTCAGCTGTGATTCATTTGATGCTGCAATTGCTGCTCATATATCCAGACAGCAAGACAAGACAGTTTCTCAACCGACTTTAGCATCTCATGCATCCTCCATATGGGATGCTGAAGAGACATGTGACGCCTTCTCATTTCAAAAGAATCCAGTTATCCTTCAAGATGTTCCTAGTTCATTCACATTCTCTTCTTTACGAGGTTGCAAACATGTTGCTAGATCCAACTCCATGGAATCCGACCACATGACCGAG GATTTTTCTAGATCAGAGAGTCCTGCAGAGGATCACATTCAAGGAGACCCGATGGATGAGTGTCACTCTGATCCACAGATCTCGGAAACAAAAGATATCGATGAACTAGCGGATATTTATTGG CCTGATTCTTTAGGCCCCTTGGATTTGGATTTGCCATCGACTAACAAGTACCATAACGAGGAATTAATTTTAGGCGATAGCCTTAGCAGCTTGAACCGTTTGATAGCAAGCAGTTTGGATGCATTTCAAAATTGCTCCTTTTTCGGCTTTGACAAGAAAGAACCATCGGCATTCAACAGTTAA
- the LOC120091701 gene encoding TSL-kinase interacting protein 1 isoform X1: MQTDLIVPSNSETHLDSETIIAHVGDQGIAASTPDHVIEPLPAKRPTRQWAAWTREEEESFFTALRQVGKNFEKITCHVQSKNKDQVRHYYYRLVRRMNKLLAPGLCLDAKNSKDTNAAMLRWWSLLEKYSCKASKLHLKPRRFKIFVEALEHQLLKDRKKNVRKRPLQGENCPPPMPNAVSNQNKALGHDGRAVKLVLVDTQNIPKLGPRKTTSRRNVNVGINRGNNGGYPTVLKPSRQRRKSEGGVSSAAYKKWEKAAIAGVSLVADAAEHLERTVTNKDVLRDQNTFGKKNTDPAGSPLLLLPPLQTNSLIDVASIKLKLQLFPVDDGTRRALESDKHNPHLELTLSTRKKISSVLEHLSRKWGNSSAAHGELMLFPYSIQRKSLVGCQRWTQDSFESAGDVYATIGRPQVFRLRYGWCSNAEHGSVELQMSVPAYCIQDDHIMDARDIEGRIVDAASIDAQPVDFNKDEVGTLSRSMSTPTAPCETERCISARPNDDLPRSSDPVLNMSWDKKTAADRTIIQRSDDVDDLKLSNGTSLSAGEWADSLTNISIGDLLSGVSQDVDANCLDAPLAEGTQCLQQIPFSCDSFDAAIAAHISRQQDKTVSQPTLASHASSIWDAEETCDAFSFQKNPVILQDVPSSFTFSSLRGCKHVARSNSMESDHMTEDFSRSESPAEDHIQGDPMDECHSDPQISETKDIDELADIYWPDSLGPLDLDLPSTNKYHNEELILGDSLSSLNRLIASSLDAFQNCSFFGFDKKEPSAFNS; the protein is encoded by the exons atgcaGACAGATTTAATTGTCCCCTCCAACTCTGAGACACATCTTGATTCTGAGACAATAATTGCTCATGTTGGAGATCAAGGCATTGCAGCATCAACTCCTGATCATGTCATAGAACCCCTGCCTG CCAAAAGGCCTACTCGACAATGGGCTGCTTGGACACGGGAAGAGGAGGAAAGTTTCTTCACTGCATTACGGCAAGTTGGCAAG AATTTCGAAAAGATCACTTGTCATGTCCAAAGCAAAAACAAAGACCAG GTCAGACATTATTATTACCGTCTAGTAAGGCGTATGAATAAGCTGTTGGCTCCGGGGTTATGTCTGGATGCTAAAAACTCCAAGGATACTAATGCTGCAATGCTTCGATG GTGGTCATTACTGGAAAAATATAGTTGCAAAGCTTCAAAACTTCACCTGAAACCACGACGTTTCAAGATTTTTGTTGAAGCCTTG GAGCATCAACTTTTGAAAGATCGGAAGAAGAATGTAAGAAAACGTCCATTGCAGGGAGAAAACTGCCCTCCACCTATGCCTAATGCTGTCTCAAATCAGAATAAAGCTTTAGGGCATGATGGGCGTGCAGTTAAATTAGTTTTAGTTGACACTCAAAACATTCCAAAATTGGGCCCCAGGAAAACCACGTCAAGACGCAATGTGAATGTTGGTATTAACCGTGGAAACAATGGTGGATATCCCACAGTTCTCAAACCATCAAGGCAGAGAAGAAAATCAG AAGGAGGTGTATCATCGGCTGCATATAAAAAATGGGAAAAAGCTGCAATAGCAGGTGTTTCTTTGGTTGCTGATGCTGCTGAGCATTTAGAGCGCACTGTCACTAATAAAGATGTTTTACGTGATCAAAATACTTTTG GGAAAAAGAATACCGATCCTGCTGGGAGCCCCTTGCTACTGTTGCCTCCTCTTCAGACAAACTCTTTGATTGATGTTGCTTCTATAAAGCTGAAGCTTCAGCTATTCCCAGTTGATGATGGGACTCGTAGAGCCTTGGAATCG GATAAACACAATCCACATTTGGAGCTTACTCTCAGTACTCGCAAGAAAATTTCATCAGTTTTAGAGCATCTAAGTCGGAAATGGGGTAATTCAAGTGCTGCTCATGGAGAGCTTATGCTTTTTCCTTACAGTATCCAGAGAAAAAGCCTGGTGGGTTGTCAGAGATGGACACAAGACTCCTTTGAGAGTGCCGGTGATGTCTATGCAACAATTGGAAGGCCCCAAGTTTTTCGTTTaag GTATGGTTGGTGTTCCAATGCAGAACATGGGTCTGTTGAATTGCAGATGTCTGTGCCAGCATATTGCATTCAAGATGATCATATTATGGATGCCAGGGATATTGAGGGAAGAATTGTAGATGCAGCATCAATTGATGCTCAACCTGTGGACTTCAATAAGGATGAAGTGGGTACATTGAGTAGGAGTATGTCAACTCCGACTGCACCCTGTGAGACAGAGAGGTGCATATCTGCACGTCCAAATGATGATCTTCCGAGGTCCTCTGATCCTGTATTAAACATGTCATGGGATAAAAAGACTGCTGCTGATAGAACTATCATCCAACGATCTGATGATGTg GATGACCTGAAGTTAAGCAATGGAACTTCCTTATCAGCTGGGGAATGGGCTGACAGCCTTACAAATATAAGTATTGGAGACCTACTTTCAGGAGTTTCTCAGGATGTGGATGCCAACTGCCTTGACGCACCTCTTGCTGAAGGCACCCAATGTCTTCAGCAGATCCCATTCAGCTGTGATTCATTTGATGCTGCAATTGCTGCTCATATATCCAGACAGCAAGACAAGACAGTTTCTCAACCGACTTTAGCATCTCATGCATCCTCCATATGGGATGCTGAAGAGACATGTGACGCCTTCTCATTTCAAAAGAATCCAGTTATCCTTCAAGATGTTCCTAGTTCATTCACATTCTCTTCTTTACGAGGTTGCAAACATGTTGCTAGATCCAACTCCATGGAATCCGACCACATGACCGAG GATTTTTCTAGATCAGAGAGTCCTGCAGAGGATCACATTCAAGGAGACCCGATGGATGAGTGTCACTCTGATCCACAGATCTCGGAAACAAAAGATATCGATGAACTAGCGGATATTTATTGG CCTGATTCTTTAGGCCCCTTGGATTTGGATTTGCCATCGACTAACAAGTACCATAACGAGGAATTAATTTTAGGCGATAGCCTTAGCAGCTTGAACCGTTTGATAGCAAGCAGTTTGGATGCATTTCAAAATTGCTCCTTTTTCGGCTTTGACAAGAAAGAACCATCGGCATTCAACAGTTAA
- the LOC120090788 gene encoding uncharacterized protein LOC120090788 codes for MMKESSSYCRRLSSNGGGENGNDNANNNNGFEGGECKSFGEKCNNLVKKQRTKFYILRRCIAMLVCWRERGES; via the coding sequence ATGATGAAAGAAAGCAGCAGCTATTGCAGAAGGTTGAGTAGTAATGGAGGAGGAGAAAATGGTAATGATAatgcaaataataataatggattTGAAGGTGGTGAGTGCAAGTCTTTTGGTGAAAAATGTAACAATTTGGTGAAGAAACAAAGGACTAAATTTTATATTCTTAGAAGGTGCATTGCTATGCTTGTTTGTTGGAGAGAAAGAGGAGAGTCTTGA